In Neofelis nebulosa isolate mNeoNeb1 chromosome 10, mNeoNeb1.pri, whole genome shotgun sequence, one DNA window encodes the following:
- the LOC131488779 gene encoding olfactory receptor 4A47: MEARNNVTYFVLLGLTQNPKEQKVLFVMFLLFYIFTMVGNLLIVMTVTVSKTLGSPMYLFLANLSFMDVTYSSCISPRLISDLFFGENTISFQSCMTQLFVEHFFGGSEVFLLLVMAYDRYVAICKPLHYLVIMRQWVCVVLLVGSWVGGFMHSVIQVSTIYGLPFCGPNVIDHFSCDMYPLLKLVCTDTHVIGLLVVANGGLICTIVFVLLLISYGVILHSLKNLSPEGRQKALQTCGAHITVVVFFFVPCIFMYVRPAKTFPVDKLLSVFYTVITPMLNPLIYTLRNSEMTNAIKKLWRRNIISLSR, translated from the coding sequence ATGGAAGCAAGAAACAATGTAACTTACTTTGTCCTCTTGGGTctcacacagaatccaaaggaacaGAAGGtcctttttgttatgtttttgcttttctatattttcaccATGGTGGGCAATTTGCTCATTGTCATGACTGTAACTGTCAGTAAGACCCTGGGCTCGCCTATGTACTTGTTTCTTGCTAACTTATCATTTATGGATGTCACTTATTCCTCTTGCATTTCCCCCAGATTGATTTCAGACTTGTTCTTTGGGGAAAACACCATATCCTTCCAATCTTGTATGACCCAACTATTTGTAGAGCACTTTTTTGGTGGATCAGAGGTCTTTCTTCTCCTggtgatggcctatgaccgctatgtggccatctgtaagCCCTTGCATTATTTGGTTATCATGAGACAGTGGGTGTGTGTTGTGCTCCTGGTAGGGTCCTGGGTTGGGGGTTTTATGCATTCAGTAATTCAAGTTAGCACTATTTATGGGCTCCCATTCTGTGGCCCTAATGTCATTGATCATTTTTCCTGTGATATGTACCCCTTACTGAAACTGGTCTGTACTGACACCCATGTCATTGGCCTGTTAGTGGTGGCCAACGGAGGACTGATCTGCACAATTGTGTTTGTGCTCTTGCTCATCTCTTATGGTGTCATCTTGCACTCTCTAAAGAACCTTAGTCCGGAAGGGAGGCAGAAAGCCCTCCAGACCTGTGGTGCCCACATCACTGTGGTGGTCTTCTTCTTTGTGCCGTGTATTTTCATGTACGTGAGACCTGCCAAGACCTTCCCCGTTGACAAATTATTGAGTGTGTTTTATACAGTCATAACCCCCATGCTGAACCCCCTGATCTACACTCTGAGAAATTCTGAGATGACGAATGCTATAAAGAAACTCTGGAGGAGAAATATTATATCTCTCAGTAGATAA